One segment of Mobula birostris isolate sMobBir1 chromosome 27, sMobBir1.hap1, whole genome shotgun sequence DNA contains the following:
- the lzic gene encoding protein LZIC isoform X2, which yields MASRGKSETSKLKQNLEEQLDRLMQQLQDLDECREELEAEEYEETKQETLEQLSEFNESLKKIMSGDMTLVDELSGMQLAIQAAISQAFKTPEVIRMFAKKQPGQLRTRLAEMERDVIVGKLPRDVYTQQKVEVLTALRKLEEKLTPEEETFLLANASTILSHFEKVSGNLGTGDKVFALASSGVEIPKK from the exons ATGGCTTCACGAGGAAAGAGTGAAACAAGCAAACTGAAGCAGAACTTAGAGGAGCAACTAGACAGGTTGATGCAGCAGTTACAGGATCTCGATGAGTGCAG ggaggaacttgaagctgaagAATATGAGGAAACGAAACAGGAAACATTGGAGCAGCTGAGTGAATTCAACGAGTCTCTGAAGAAAATCATGTCCGGAGATATGACATTAGTTGATGAACTCAGTGGAATGCAACTT GCAATCCAGGCAGCAATAAGCCAGGCTTTCAAAACTCCAGAGGTAATCCGAATGTTTGCAAAGAAGCAGCCTGGGCAGCTACGAACGCGACTTGCTGAG ATGGAGCGAGATGTAATAGTAGGAAAGTTGCCGCGGGATGTCTATACGCAGCAGAAGGTTGAGGTACTTACAGCGCTAAGAAAGCTGGAAGAAAAG CTAACTCCAGAGGAAGAAACATTCCTCCTGGCGAATGCCAGTACTATACTCAGTCATTTTGAGAAAGTCTCTGGAAACCTAG